One Erythrobacter sp. SDW2 genomic region harbors:
- a CDS encoding Tad domain-containing protein produces MKRLISFPPVVRGFLARLAEDRAGNTLALIAAAMIPLLAIVGSGVDMGRAYVVQTRLQQACDSAVLAARKRLGSEVVTTGVVPAEVAATGNRFFNLNFRDGSYATYDRTFQMALENDFSVSGHATIEMPMAVMQVFGQDEMPIAVTCASILNFQNLDVMMSIDVTGSMRHTNAGDTLSRLESVKAVIRNFYGQLEGAKGPETRIRYGFVPYATNVNVGGLLEDDWMVDEWTYQSREATGVTLPAVARTDWINWRYVSGTRPSWTDTGTSYVATWNPPPSPDQTGWYSCSGSQPSNTLTQTDVLVGGPTVAVQLSPPAVVTTENYRRTENGTRYRTVVTASTCKVQQMVSTNYVETFEKVTSVPSADRIQYRYKPIARDVSNWRAEAGNTCIEERKSTAITDFSSVDLSQNPDLDINLVPDPGNPDTQWRPRYPSAIYARKIMNNGTGSWSRSQVVTTDTYAQTGTWWFSDCPPAASKLAERTLDELNAYLATLVPYGATYHDIGMIWGGRLLSQRGLFASENANVSTAQPTSRHLIFLTDGQTEPYDMAYGAYGLEPLDMRRWDSSSPLSLAQTIEQRFKFACEEVKKNNTTVWVIAFGTYANEAMRECAGTGRYFEAANSSQLNEAFVAIAKSMGDLRISR; encoded by the coding sequence ATGAAGCGCCTCATCTCCTTCCCGCCTGTCGTCAGGGGATTTCTCGCTCGCCTCGCCGAGGACCGCGCGGGCAACACGTTGGCGTTGATTGCCGCGGCGATGATCCCGTTGCTCGCGATTGTCGGCAGCGGCGTCGATATGGGCCGCGCCTATGTGGTGCAGACCCGATTGCAGCAGGCTTGCGACTCCGCCGTGCTGGCGGCGCGCAAACGGCTCGGCTCCGAAGTCGTCACCACTGGCGTTGTCCCTGCCGAAGTGGCCGCGACCGGCAACCGGTTCTTCAACCTGAACTTCCGCGACGGCAGCTATGCCACCTATGATCGCACTTTCCAGATGGCGCTGGAAAATGACTTCTCGGTCAGCGGACACGCGACGATCGAGATGCCGATGGCGGTGATGCAGGTGTTCGGGCAGGACGAGATGCCGATCGCGGTGACCTGCGCCTCGATCCTCAACTTCCAGAACCTCGACGTGATGATGTCGATCGACGTGACCGGATCGATGCGACACACCAATGCCGGCGACACCCTCTCGCGACTGGAGTCGGTCAAAGCGGTGATCCGCAACTTCTATGGCCAGCTGGAAGGTGCCAAGGGTCCGGAAACTCGCATCCGCTACGGCTTCGTGCCCTATGCCACCAACGTGAATGTCGGCGGGCTGCTCGAAGATGACTGGATGGTCGATGAATGGACCTATCAGTCGCGCGAAGCGACCGGTGTGACGCTTCCTGCGGTAGCCAGAACCGACTGGATCAACTGGCGGTATGTGTCCGGGACCAGACCAAGCTGGACGGACACCGGCACCAGCTATGTCGCCACCTGGAATCCCCCTCCCTCGCCTGATCAGACCGGATGGTATTCGTGCAGCGGATCGCAACCTTCCAACACTCTGACCCAGACCGACGTCCTTGTCGGCGGACCAACCGTTGCAGTGCAGCTCAGTCCCCCCGCAGTTGTTACGACCGAAAATTACCGGCGGACCGAAAACGGAACCCGCTACCGCACTGTGGTCACCGCTTCGACCTGCAAGGTGCAGCAAATGGTCTCGACCAATTATGTCGAGACCTTCGAGAAGGTCACCAGTGTTCCCTCGGCTGACCGGATCCAGTACCGCTACAAGCCGATCGCGCGTGATGTCAGCAATTGGCGAGCCGAAGCAGGCAACACCTGCATCGAGGAACGCAAATCGACTGCGATCACCGATTTTTCCAGTGTGGACCTCAGCCAGAACCCCGACCTCGACATCAACCTGGTGCCCGATCCGGGAAATCCGGACACGCAATGGCGGCCGCGCTATCCCTCGGCGATCTACGCTCGCAAGATCATGAACAACGGCACGGGCAGCTGGTCGAGGTCGCAGGTCGTGACCACCGACACATATGCGCAGACAGGCACCTGGTGGTTCAGCGATTGTCCGCCCGCGGCATCGAAGCTGGCCGAGCGCACGCTGGACGAGCTTAATGCCTATCTGGCAACGCTGGTCCCCTATGGCGCCACCTATCACGATATCGGGATGATCTGGGGCGGGCGCCTGCTGTCGCAGAGGGGGCTATTCGCGAGCGAAAACGCCAATGTCTCGACTGCCCAGCCGACCTCTCGCCACCTCATCTTCCTGACCGACGGCCAGACCGAACCTTATGACATGGCTTATGGCGCCTACGGGCTCGAACCGCTCGACATGCGGCGGTGGGACAGTTCCTCGCCGCTGTCGCTGGCACAGACCATCGAGCAGCGCTTCAAATTCGCATGCGAAGAAGTGAAGAAGAATAACACAACCGTGTGGGTCATCGCCTTTGGCACCTATGCCAACGAAGCGATGAGGGAGTGCGCCGGCACGGGGCGTTACTTCGAAGCTGCCAACTCCAGCCAGCTCAATGAAGCCTTTGTCGCCATTGCCAAGTCGATGGGCGACCTGCGGATTTCTCGCTGA
- a CDS encoding TadE/TadG family type IV pilus assembly protein — translation MTVRKLFCRRLADETRGAAIIEFAILAPVVFGLMIGVVQIGLGMQAYNSMRSVAGDAARYAVVEYQKGNAPGNTTIENQAIAIATSDTYNLANSVEIDVTNAATERFDGAWEKTITITYRVPAVLPLFDWASPTLTFSRPIFLLK, via the coding sequence ATGACCGTCAGGAAGCTGTTCTGTCGTCGCCTGGCCGACGAGACGCGCGGTGCCGCGATTATCGAATTTGCGATCCTTGCGCCGGTCGTGTTCGGCCTGATGATCGGGGTGGTGCAGATCGGGTTGGGGATGCAGGCCTACAATTCGATGCGCAGCGTCGCGGGAGACGCCGCGCGCTACGCGGTGGTCGAATACCAGAAGGGCAATGCGCCCGGGAACACCACTATCGAGAACCAGGCCATCGCCATCGCCACGTCCGACACCTACAATCTCGCCAATTCGGTGGAGATCGACGTCACCAACGCGGCGACCGAACGGTTCGACGGGGCGTGGGAAAAGACCATCACCATCACCTACCGGGTGCCTGCGGTCTTGCCATTGTTCGATTGGGCCAGCCCCACCCTCACCTTCTCCCGCCCCATCTTCCTACTGAAGTAA
- a CDS encoding TadE/TadG family type IV pilus assembly protein yields the protein MNAIRFSLPALLRDDRGTMTIETAFIVPILVIMAFGGFEVSYMVARQSELRTAAAEAVAMALSTEGGSSFDIGTVEDILETSTGLADENVTITQKFRCDDADEYVDTKGECDVDAVVSGFLIIEMDETYSPKWTQFGIGQPVDFNVERTVQIS from the coding sequence ATGAACGCTATTCGCTTCTCCCTCCCGGCCCTGCTGCGCGATGACCGCGGCACGATGACCATCGAGACGGCATTCATCGTCCCGATCCTGGTCATCATGGCGTTCGGCGGCTTCGAGGTGAGCTACATGGTGGCTCGCCAGTCCGAATTGCGCACCGCGGCGGCCGAGGCCGTGGCCATGGCACTGTCGACCGAAGGCGGGTCTTCGTTCGACATCGGCACCGTCGAGGACATTCTTGAAACCTCCACCGGCCTGGCCGACGAAAACGTGACGATTACACAGAAATTCCGCTGCGACGATGCTGACGAATATGTCGACACCAAGGGCGAATGCGATGTCGATGCGGTGGTTTCCGGCTTCCTCATCATCGAGATGGATGAAACCTATTCGCCGAAGTGGACCCAGTTCGGGATCGGCCAACCGGTCGACTTCAATGTTGAACGGACGGTGCAGATATCATGA